The region CAGGAGGCGTTCGACATCCGGTTCCTGGAGGACATGCTCGCGCGGCTGGGCGAAGACGCGGACGCCCTCGCGCAACTGGGGCACCTCTACACCAAGACCGGGCGGTATCGGGACGGCCTCGCGGTGGACCGCCGGCTGGTGGTCCTGAAGCCGAGGGACCCGATCGCGCACTACAACCTGGCGTGCTCGCTGGCGCTTCTGAAGGAAACGTCGCGGGCGTTCCTGTCGCTTCGCAACGCGATCCGGCTCGGATATCGAGATATGGAGTACATGCAACAGGACCCGGACCTGGAGAATCTGCGGCAGGACCCGCGGTGGAACGCGGTGGTCAACGTGAAGCAGTCTCCGTGAGCGGTCGGCCCGGCTTCGTCCCCGCCGCGGCGGGGACTACGCCGGGGCAGGCGCGGCGGCGTGGATTACAAACGAAAGCCCACGGATTGGAATCCGTGGGCTTTGATTTCCGCGGGCGGCGCTATTTCTTGCCGTAGCGTTCGCGCCAGAGGATTTCCTTCAAGGGTTTCTTGTCGGCCTGCGGCGTCTTCTGGGGCGCCTTGCCGATCGGAAGGAGGATGGCGAAGCGTTTCTCCTTCGGCACGCCGAGGAGGGTCCTCGCGAACTCCTCTTCCTTCAGGAGCGTTCCTTCGACCCACACCGACGCGTAGCCGAGCGCGTGGATCGCCAGGAGCATGTTCTCTGCCGCCGCGGCGGCGTCCTCCAGCCACCAGCGCGAGACGGCGGGGTCGGCGATGATGCCGATGGCCGCCGACGCGCTGGCGAAGGACGTCTGGACGCGCTCGAGGGCCTTCAGGGTCTTCGGGTCGCGGACGAGGACGTACTGGAGCGGCTGGCGATTGCCGCCGGAGGGGGCGTGCCGGCCCGCGCCGAGAATTTTCATCAGGTCCTGTTCCGGGATTTCGACCGGGTCGTAGGCCCGGACGCTGGCCCGCGTTTCGATCGCCTCGAAAAGGTCCATGACCGCCTCCTTCCTTCGCGTGCGATTCGCCGGTTGCCGCACAATAACATTGTACGCGAAAGTCACGTCGAGCGAAAGGGGTGCACCTCAAAAAAGTTACAGCCGTCGGCGTGCCGCCGACGGCTAAACGTGGGCGGCACAAAACGCGCCCGCCCCCAAAGGGGTCCAACCACCGAACAGGGACAAGGCGGGCGGCTAAACTTGTGGCCTTGCGGCGGGGCCGCGTTGCTTCTAGGATGCTGACATGCGCGGGCGAACGGCGGTCCTCGTCTTTTTCTTCCTTCTGGGCGCCTATGCCGTGGGCGCCCAGGCGACGCTCCTGCGCGAGGCCCAGGTCCTCCTGTTCGGATCGGAACTGGCGTGGGGCCTGGTGCTGGCGTTCTGGCTGGCGGGAGTGGCCGTCGGAGCGCAGGCGTCGGGGCGCATTCTGGCACGTTCGCGCCGGCCGTGGATCGTGCTCCTCGTGTCGGCCCTGGCGATGCCGCCCATCCTTGCGGCCGAGATTTTGCTGCTGCGCGCGGCGCGGCCGATGCTCGGCGTCGGGCCGGGCGAGTACGTCGGCCTCGGCGACATGGCATGGGTCTCGCTCCTTGCGACCGCGCCGGTGAGCCTGTGGGTGGGCCTCGCGTTCCCCGCGGCGAGCGCGCTGGTGGGCGCGGACGCTCAAAGCCTCGCTCAGCGTGCGCGGTCGGTCGGCTGGGCGTACCTCGTCGAATCGGCGGGGAGCCTGGCGGGCGGGGCCCTCTTCTCCTTTGTCCTCGTCGGGCGCGCGAGCGCGTTCACCCTCACCGCGGGAGGCGGCGCGCTTCTTGCCGCCGCGGCTGCGGCGATCGCGCGCGAGCGGGTGCGGTGGCGGCCCGCGGCCGCAATCTTCCTGGCGTGCGCCGTCGTCCGCGCGGGGCTCATCCTGGGAGGCGTGACCGCCTGGCTCGACTCCAAGACGGTCCAGTGGCGATGGCGGAGTTTCGCGCCGGGCCTCGACCTCGTCGAGTCGGTGGACTCGAAGTACCAGAACATCGCCGTCGGCAGGCTCGGGAACCAATTCAGCCTGTACACGAACGGCACAGTTGCCGCAACGTGGCCGAACCACACGGACCTGGCGATCGAAGCGCACCTGGCGGCGTGCGAGCACCCTCATCCGAAACGGATTCTGGTCCTCGGCGGAGGGCTGGAGGGACTGCTAAAGGAACTGGAACGGCACAGGCCCGAGCGCCTCGATTACGTCACGCTCGACCGCGCAGAATACGAGGCCGTGGTCGCGCACCTCGACGATGCCGACCGCCTCGCCGCCGAGCGGCTCCGGGCGCACACACACTTTGCCGACGCGCGGCGGTACGTGAAGCGGCTTGCGGCCGACGCTGCCCCACGATACGACCTCGTCGTTCTCGCGGCCCCGCCGCCCGCTTCGACGCTCGGAGCGCGGCTCTACACGGAGGAGTTCTTCGCGGAACTGGCGCGGATTTTTTCGGACGACGGCGTGCTGGCGTTTTCGCTCACCGGGTCCGTCGGAGCGTGGGGCCCCGAACTCTCGGAGTACGTCGGAAGCGTAGCCATTCCGTTGGCGCACGTCTTCCCGGACACGCTCCTCTCGTACGGCGACCCGGTGCGCGTTTTCGCAGCCAAGGCGGACGGGGTGTTGGTCGCCGCGGGCGAGGCGCTTGCTGCACGCTACCGGGAGCGCGGCATCGAGTCGCCATATTTCGATCCGCTATGGTTCGAGGGGGCGTCGGATTTTCTGGATCCTGCGAAGCGGGCCCAGGTCGAGCGGGCGCTTGCGGCCCAGAGGCCGGCCCATCTGAACACCGACGAGCAGCCGGCGGCGGCCATCTACCACATGCGCTACTGGGCGACGACGAGCGAGGCGGCTCACGCCGGACCCGAGGCGCCGGCCGAGAGGCGGTCGAGCCTGCTCGAAGCGATTCTCGCGCTGCGGTTCGAGTGGGCGGCGGGGGCAATCGCCGCCGCGACACTGCTTGCCGCCCTGACCGGTCTCGCGCGGGGCAGGCGCGGCCTGGGCCGCACCGCCCTTCTCTGGTCGGTCGGCACGACGGGCTTCGCGAGCATGGCCGTCGAGATCGTCCTCCTCTATACCTTCCAGACGCTCTACGGCTACGTGTACGGGATGGTGGGCCTGGTGGTGGGCGTGTTCATGTTCGGCCTCGTGGCGGGGAGTTTTCTGATGAACCGCCGCATCGGGCGGGCGACAGAGGACGCGGCCCGGCGGCCGGGGCTGCGGTCGTTGGCCGCCCTGGACCTGGCGGTGACGGTGTTCGCGGCGGGTCTGGTGCTCATCCTGGCGGTGCTGCGCGCGTCGTCGGCCGACTGGCCGGTTCAACTCGCGACGTTCGGACTGGTCGCCGTCGCGGGAGTCCTGGGCGGGCTCGTCTTTCCGCTCGCGGCCTGCGTCCGGCTGGGGGACGAACCGCGCATCGAACGCGTCGCGGGCGCGGTGAGCGCGGCCGACAGCCTCGGCGCCTGCGCCGGGGCGCTCGTGACCGGCGTCGCCCT is a window of Planctomycetota bacterium DNA encoding:
- a CDS encoding nitroreductase family protein, with protein sequence MDLFEAIETRASVRAYDPVEIPEQDLMKILGAGRHAPSGGNRQPLQYVLVRDPKTLKALERVQTSFASASAAIGIIADPAVSRWWLEDAAAAAENMLLAIHALGYASVWVEGTLLKEEEFARTLLGVPKEKRFAILLPIGKAPQKTPQADKKPLKEILWRERYGKK